A single Theropithecus gelada isolate Dixy chromosome 7b, Tgel_1.0, whole genome shotgun sequence DNA region contains:
- the LOC112628346 gene encoding olfactory receptor 4K15-like codes for MEEANQSAMSEFTFQGLCESRELQTLLFLPFSVLYLMTVVGNLFVVLLIITDLRLHSPMYFLLANLSFVDCCLSSVTTPKLTTDFLKENKTISFAGCMSQILCVHFFGGGEMVLLVTMAYDRYVAICKPLHYSSTMDRKKCIWLVLISWIIGFVHAMSQLAMILDLPFCGPRVVDSFFCDIPLVIKLACMYTRTLGTVINADSGTLATSCFILLLISYTYILLSLRLHSKDGASKALSTCTSHITVVVLFFGPCIFIYLWPLSITWVDKFLAVFYTVITPLLNPAIYTLRNKEIKNAIKRLLNQHLH; via the coding sequence ATGGAAGAAGCAAACCAGTCTGCCATGTCTGAGTTTACGTTTCAGGGACTTTGTGAGTCAAGGGAGTTGCAGACACTCCTCTTTCTGCCATTTTCTGTACTCTACCTGATGACTGTTGTGGGTAACCTCTTTGTTGTgctgctcatcatcactgatctcCGTCTCCATTCCCCCATGTACTTTCTCTTAGCCAACCTCTCATTTGTTGACTGTTGCCTTTCCTCAGTAACCACCCCTAAATTAACCACGGActtcttaaaggaaaataagacCATTTCCTTTGCGGGCTGCATGAGTCAGATCCTCTGTGTGCATTTCTTTGGAGGGGGTGAGATGGTGCTTCTTGTGACAATGGCCTACGACCGTtatgtggccatctgcaagccactCCATTACTCCAGCACCATGGACAGAAAAAAGTGCATCTGGCTAGTTTTGATATCATGGATCATTGGCTTTGTGCATGCCATGAGCCAACTGGCAATGATTTTGGATCTGCCCTTCTGTGGACCCAGAGTAGTAGATAGCTTTTTCTGTGATATACCTTTGGTGATCAAACTAGCCTGCATGTATACTCGTACTTTGGGAACAGTGATAAATGCCGACAGTGGGACTTTGGCAACAAGTTGCTTCATTCTCTTGCTGATTTCCTATACCTATATCTTATTAAGTCTGCGCCTTCACTCTAAAGATGGGGCATCCAAGGCACTCTCTACCTGTACTTCCCACATCACAGTGGTGGTGCTGTTTTTTGGACCCTGCATCTTTATCTATCTGTGGCCACTCAGTATCACTTGGGTGGACAAGTTTCTTGCAGTGTTTTACACAGTAATCACACCTCTCCTGAATCCAGCCATTTACacactgagaaataaagagattaAGAATGCCATAAAGAGACTGTTAAATCAGCATTTGCACTGA